In the Methanosphaera stadtmanae DSM 3091 genome, GTGCTGAGGAATCTTTTTGTGTTTCTACTTGTTTTCCTTTAAGGTCACTTAGTGAGTTTATTCCAGAGTTTGATTTTGTTACTATTACTTGTTTGTTGTCTATGTATGGTTTTGACCAGAGGTATTTGTCTTCTCTTCCATTTATTGTGAATCCATTCCAGATACAGTCTATTGTTCCTGAGGATAGTTCACTGTCCTTTGCATCCCAGTCTATTGGCTGTTTTACAAGTGTCCAGTTGTTTCTGTTACATACTTCTTGTGCTAGATCTAAGTCAAATCCAACATATTCACCGTTATCATCTTTATATCCGTATGGTGGAAATTCTGAGTCAAATCCTACAACTAATACATTGTCGTTTGGACCTGTATTTCCATTTGTGTTAATTACACCAGTAAATACTAGTACTGCTGCAATTATTGCAATTAGCACTATTACTCCTGCTATAATCCCTATTTTTTTATTCATTAATTTAACGCTCCACTTTATTAAAATATATTAAATTATTTTTTACATGCTAATTGTAGGTAAAAAAAGGTATAATATATATTATTCTATTTATAGTTTCCTATATTTATTTATATGTATATGGTCACTGATAGTGATATGTGTATTGTTTGAGTGTTTGTGGGATTTAATAAATTTTAGGGTGTGTGACAATTATTTTATCCTATAAAAATAGATATATTATACAAAACAACACCAAATATTTGATAAACATAGTAACAAGAAATCATGATACAAAAAATAGTATTGTAAGTTTTCTTTAACTAAATAAAAAAAAAGAAAAAAGGATAATTTATCCTTCCATATAAATTAATCCAATACCTCTATACATTAATAAAAATGTAACTGTATTATAAATTAATGCCATAATAGGTATAGGAATATATGCATCTATGAAAACACCAATAAAAGTAATTATATTACTAAGTATTCCTAATATAATGAAAAATATTGTATATTTTCCCACACCAATACTTTTAATTTTATTATATAATTCTTTGATATTGAGTCCTTCCATAATACTTCCAGTTTCTGCAAGACGTGCTTGTGCAATGTAATTAAAATACATACTTATAATTAAAAGTACTACTGCTATGAGCATACAAACAACAAAAGCTATTCCTAAAGACATTACTACATCCCTAGGTAGTGCTTGCATTATCACATCAGCTGATGTTCCAACAGGATATTTTTCTGCAACAAGAGCTACTTTGTAGAAATTAGAATATAATCCTAATGGTATTGCTATTATTATAGTAATAATAATAGGTACCAATGCATATACCATAGTTAAAATATAGTTTCTTAGTCCATCAAGAAAATTATTCTTAAGATCTAGTTTAGGTATTTCATTTGAATTTTTAAGTGTAGATTCAATAATAGAAATTCCAATACCATATATTAAAATAGTAATTATTAGTACTAATAGTAAACTAATTAGAGAACCATTTCCATTATCAATATTACTTAGAAAAGTACTGACAAAACAAAGTACTGCTATGATTATAATAGATTTTCTATTATGTTCTTCCATAATATAATTAAATACTTCTTTAAAGATATCTGATACATCCATAACTCTTTTCCTCCTTTTATTTTTATTATTAATATATAATTTGTTTAATATAAGTTATATAGTTGTTGATAAATAAAAACAGGAATCAAAAAGAAGTTTAAACTTAGAAAAAGATAATTTAAGACTAAAAAAAGAAAAAAGAAGTATATTTATTATCCTTCCATATATATTAAAGCTGCTAGTCTAGCTGAAAATATTGATGTGAATGAAACTATTATAAAGTAATATATGTAGACTCCATATATAGGTATTACTACTACAAACATTCCAAGAACCAATGATATAAACATTATAATAGCATACATTACAAGACATGTTAGAAATTTACCTAATCCTATACGTCTCATTTTATTAAACAATGCTTTTATATTACATCCGGCCATAATACTTTCAGTTTCTGCAAGACTTACTTGAGCCAAGAATAAGAATATTGAAACTACTATGAGTAATACACCAAATAAAACCATTACACTACCAAGACTAAATTCAAGAGCTTTAAATGTCTCTGGAGGTATTGATTGTAGTACAAAAAATGTTGGATAATTACTAGGCATAGAACTTAGAATTGATGTAACCTTAGCAATATTAGAATATAAACCAAGTGGTATTGCAAGTATCAATGTAATTATTATAGCAATTAAGACATAAAAAATTGTTATAATAACCTTTTTAATTCCATTAAGAAGATCTTTTTCTAAATTAAACTTTGGAATTGTATCATTTTTATTAAGTGTTGTTTTTGAAATTGAAACCATGAATCCACTTAATATAAGTTGAATTATAACTGAAACTAACAAAGTAATTATTATGATACTAGTATTACCTGCAAGATAATTAACACTCATATATGAACCAAATTGTGATATAAACAACAATATCGCATATACTACTGCTATCATAAACCATCTTTTATAGTTGTCAATTGGATAGTAGAATGCATCCCGTATAATATCCGATATTTCCATTTTATCCTCCTTTTATATTTTTTTTATTAAAATTAAACTAATTAATAATTTATTTAAAATTCCTATTATAATTTTTGGTAATGAATAACAAAATAAGCAATTATGAAATACATTTCTAAAAATAGGCATAGTCATATGCTTTTAATACTAATTGGAGAAAAAGTTTTTATCCATGTATTTAAAATAGTTGATATATATCATGTATCTGATTTTTTAGAAAAGTAACTGATTTTCAAATTACCTAAAAGATTATATTAAATAAGTTAATTATATACACCCAATTAAACTATCATAAATATACATCCAACCAACTATCATAAATACCTATTTTTAATACTTTACATGTATATACTCCATGCATTATTTTAGTATTTTCATTAACTTCTAAAAAAAAGAATATATTATCTTCTTTTTCTGGAAAAAGATTTCCATTTAATAAAAAAAAAGTAGATTAACTAAATATACTAGTAGAAATCATCTATGAATAAAACTATTTAATGAACTTATTAAACACTTGTTGATGCCTTTAAATATACCCTGAAAAATCCTAAGGTATGGTTATTAATTGTCTTATCTTATCTAACATACCTGATAATTATCTTGGTTTTGGTGGAGATGGAGTTGTTATGATTTGTGCTGTTTATAGTGCTGTTATATATTATAATGTATGCCAATTATAGAGACAATACTCATAGAACCTGATACATAAATTTACATTTTAAAGGTGTTATTGTTAAGGAAATTAAAAATTTAGTCTTAGTATTGTTTAATTATATATATTGGTCGATTTATTTGGATTATTTATTAATAGTTTTCTATGCTAATTGATACATATCATTGTCCTACTGTACTTTATATGGAGGAATAATTGTTTTTCCATTTTGAAATTCAGACAACACAAAAAAAATGATTTTATTTTAAAATTAAATATTGTATTTCATAAAAAAAAATTGTATTTCATAAAAATAATAAAAAGAGGGTGGAGAATTCCTTTTTTACTTTTTAAATCAAACCCATAAGTCATCAAAAATCTGTTACATATTAAATGTAATTACTACAACAATTCTTATTATTCTCCATCCTATATTAAAAAAATTAAGAAAGTAAACCAATATCATGGTTTATTTTCAATTATTGTTGTTGTATTTCTTACTTCGTTGTATGCTTCTCTTTGACCAGTTACTAGTGTTATAGAATTTACCATATTATTTGTTAGTTGTATATCTGATAGATCTATTTGTCCATTGTTTATCATGAAGTATTTTATTTGATTATTTTCATCCATTATTGATTTTTCATTAACTTTTATACAGATTTTATTAGTACCGACAACAAGATTACCCATATAATCTGTAAGATTTGCCTTTATTGAAAGTTTTTTACTTGTTGTATTATATGTTACAATATCATAATTAAATGATATATCTGATTTTTCTAAAGTAAAAGTTGTATTAGCTTTAGTATAGGAAGTATATATTTTATTACTATATACTGCTTCTACCATGTAATTTCTTATATTATTAGCATTATCTGTTGCTGCTAATCCTAGTGGAACTTTATATGTAAAGTTAAGCATACCCTCAGTTACATTTAGTATTATTATGTTACCATCTTCATCTTTTAATGTTTTACCATTTATTTTAAAGATCATTTTACCATTTTTAACAATTGTATTTGTTGTATTAGGTGTTATATCTTTAACTGACACCATAAATATAATATTATCATTTTGTTTTGCAACTGATGGATTTAGAGTTAAATTTACAAATGCAATTCTCTTATTAAGTTTTATATCTACTGCTGAAGATCTAGATTCCTCATAAATACCAGATCCACTATAAGTTGCTGTTATATTTCTAGCATTACATAGATATGACTCTGCATTTAAAGTATATGTTACAATTCCATTTACTACTGAAAACTTCATAGGTGGCATGTCACTATTAAATTTTCCATCTGTTCTTAATGTTTTACCATTAATCTTAAAGACTATGTTACCACCAGTTACTGGATTTCCATATTCATTAAGAAGATTAGCAGTTAATGTGATGTTTTCACCAATATATTCATTAATTGGTGTTACAGTTATTGTAGTTTTAATTTTTCTTACATTAACAGATGTTGCATTAACTGATGGATTATATGAATTATTTCCAGAATATGATAAAGTAATGTTAATTGTTTCAATACTATTTACATTATATACATATTCAAAAGTTCCATTTGAATCTACTAAAAGATCATATGTATTATTATTAATATTTAATGCAACAGTAGTATCTGGTATTATATTTCCATCTACATCTACAAGTTTTCCTGAAATTATCATATTAGAATTTATTACAGGAGTTTCTATTGGATTTAATGTTATTTGTGTGTTTATTTTTGTTGCATTGAATTTCACAGATACATATGTTGCATTTAGAGCACCATTATCATAATCACTAACAATTAAAGTATTTTCTTCAAAATTATCTACCACATAGTCATGAGAGTATACTCCTTCACTATTAGTTTTTACAACAGTAGCAACACCATTGAATATTAATAATATGTTTGCATTTGTTATAGCATTTGAATTGTTATCTGTTAATTTTCCAGTAATTGTAAATGTTTTATTAATTTTTACAGGTTCAAAGGAGTCTAATGTTAATGTCGTATTTGTTTTATTAGCTGTAGGCATATTATTTAATATTATAATAGATTCTTTTTCTTTTGCACCATTTAACACTGCATCATTACCATAAACATCTTTTGCAAATAAAGCATTGTTTTTTATTGTAATATTTGCTGATTTTTGTGTAGTTTTAACTGTATAATTTAATTGTGATATAATTCTATTGTTTATTATTGAGATATTTGTTATAACTTGGTTTTTCTTATCTCCAAATGCTAGAATACCTGTAATGTTGTTTGATGTTATGTTTATATTATTTACACGTCCACTAAGTTCAGATACTATCATGTTTCCAAGGATATTGTTGTTTTTTAATGTGATATTTTGTGTGTTATATCCTGATGATGCTGCTTGGAATTTAACTGAGCCAATATTGGAATTTTCAACAATAACTGAGTTATTTAGACTTGTTTTCCTAAATGTTAAGTTATTTATTGTTGAATTAGATATTGTTATTATACCAATTGGTTCTAAGCTATTAAATGTATTGTTATATGCTATTGTATTATTGTTTAAGTATGTGTTTCCATCAACACTATTATTAACTACAGTACTGTTAGATGATGGATTGAAATGTGTTCCATTTAATAAAACATTACCTCTATATATATTATCAAAGGTAGGCATTCCAGAACCTTCACCTTCACCAGCACCACTACCCCATTGTATTGTAATACCCATACCATCTCTATAGTTGATGGTGTTGTTTTCAATTAAGTTATGACAACCACTGGTTACTATAGCATAACATATTGATTGAGGAATTACAGCAGATAGTCTGTTGTTTGTAATTCTATTATATTCATTTGTATGATATATATCATGAACATCAATATTGTATGTTGTAAAGTATATTAAGTTACCAATCATACCATCACCTTGAATTGTATTATTATCAAAAGTACAGTATGATGCTAATGCTCCTACAAGAGTACTGTGTCCATGACTATTTTCTGTTTTAAAATAACTATTTTTAACTGTTATATAGGTAGAATTTGCTCTTATTGAGAAACTTCCTACTCCACCACCAATTTTTTGATTTTCAGTAATTTTAGTTATATTATCAAAGGTTATGTTAGATGCAGTCCATACAAATATTTGTGTATTATAGAAATAAAGTCCAGTAACATTACTTCCACTACTTCCAGTATAGAATGAAACTGAATCACCAGAATCTTTTCCAAAGAAATCCTTACTTGTTGAATTTAGTGAGATATTTGAATCATGTGTAGATGAAATCATATTAATTGGTTTGGTAATAAGCATTGTATAATTTGTAGTATTTGTAGTTCTAAATAGTCCCTGAAAATCTAAAGTATCTCCAGCATTAACTTTATCTGTTAAAGTACCATTATTAAAGAAGTCATTGAATGTTGTATTAGTAACTATGTGTGTTACAGATTCTTTTTTCAAATTAACTGATTTATCAACCGTTTTAATGCTTTTATCTTGGATATTAGCACTCTTTATATCAGTTGATGATTTCTCAGTATTTGTTATTTTATTATCTGTTATAATTGATTTTTCAGTATTTTTTGTTAAATCACTTGACTTTTCTTTCTTATATGTTGTTTTATTATTATCTTTTGTAATTGGTTCTTGTGTTTTAATATTTTCCTTTCCCTGAGTATCTATATGTGTTACTGAATCTTCAACACTAACAGATACTACATCAGAAGCACTTATTGTAGAAAGGCTAATTATTAAAATCATAAGAGACAATAGGAATATTGTTGTTTTCTTATTTAACATTATATTCACTTCATACATATTATTTAACAATAGAATAAAAATATAATTAATCATATGCTTGTATACAATTCATATATTATATCATGTTAATAAATGAACATATTATTTATTTGAAATAATTTTTTTGTATAAAATAGCATGAAAATTTTAATAATAAGGTAATATTATTTATTTACATCTATTTGAGTGTTATTTATTTATAATCAAATATTATTTTATATAATTATTCTATTTTTAAATTGTATTTAGTTTTAAAAACTAATAATAATTATTTTATTAAATTTCAAATAAATATTATTAGTTAATTAATGTTTAATTAGAAAGATATTTATATTTTATCATAATTAATAATTAAAAACCATGATAAATAATTTATCAACAAAATTTTTCAAAAAGCCCTATATATTCCCCTATATTTTTGTTTTTGATATTATAAATTTTAGTTAAATTTATTATTATCTTTTTTACATATTATATGTTAACTAAGAAAATTCATTATTCTTAGAATTAGATATAAAAAAATCTTTAATAAGAAGTAATATAATGGAGGATTAAAAGATATGAATAAGAATATTTCATGTGTATTCTTATTAACTACTCTTATATTATTTTTAGGATTGTCAGTTGTTTGTGCTTCTGATATTAATAGTTGTGCATATGATAGTGTATCTGATTTAGAAAAAGTAAATAATATTAAGGATAATACTGTCAATAAAGTTACTGACAATAATGATAATAATATAAAAGAAATAAAAAAGAATACTAATAATAAAAAATTTACAGTATCTAATTTGGACAATAAGAGAAAAGAAACTTCTAACTCTAAATTAGAGACTAATAATGTAGAAAATAATACTTTAAAAACTGTTAATAAGAAGAATTTAAAATCTAGTGATTCATATACCATTACTAATGATTCTTTTAGTAATTATTTTAGTAATAAGAAATTAAATGACAATATCCAAGATGGTTCTACTCTTGATTTTAAGGGTTTATTTAATGGTTCTAAGTATAGTATGACTATTAACAGACCTGTTAATCTGATTTCATCTGATAAATCTGCATTTATTGATCTTGATGGTGGTGAATTTGTAATTGAAAAGACAAGTCATGTAAATGTTACTAATATTACATTCCATAATTCTCAAACATATGTTAGAGAATCTAGTAATATTACATTTAATAGACTTAATATACTAATTGAAAATAAATCTATAGGTCAAGGTGTTGGTTCAACTTCTATTCGTGATGGTTCTACTAATATAACTATTAAAAATAGTAATTTTTATACTGAAAATAGTGGTGGATACAGTACTCTTGTTTTTGCTGGAGTAAATTGTAGTACTATTGAAAATAATACTATTACAGCTGTTGGTGAAGTTGGTAATTTACTTTATTTAACTACATATAATACTAATGATTATGGTATTGGTATGAATTCATATAATATTATAAGAAATAATCGTATTACTGGTCCTAGTTCTGCATCAGGTATTTGTTATGCTGTTTGTTTAACTGGTCATGATAATTTAATACTAAATAATACTATTGTTTATCCAGGTTCAGGTATTACTATTCAATGGGGTTATACTGGTGCAACTGTTGAAAATACATTCATTAATAACACTATTACTGGTAGTTTTCAAGCTTCAATAAACAGTACTGTTACTGGTAATAATATAAGTGGTGGAGTTTCCTCTAAGGGCAATACTACGTTCACAAACAACACATTAGGTTCTATATCACTTGTTGGTAATGATGTAGTTAATAATAATATCATTAATGGTTATGTAACTATAAGTAAAAGTAATAATACAGTAGATAATAATCTTATTAAAGGAGATATTAGTGCATCAGGTACTCCTACTTATAATACTATTACTAACAACAATTATACTGGAACAATTGATTCTAAATTAACAAATCCTGCAAATAATAATGTGGTATCTGATAATAATCAAGTTAAATTTACTGAAATTATTGTAGAACCTAGTTCTGTAACTGTTCCTATTAAAACAACAACAAGGCTTAGTTTATATGTTTTATCTGAGAATAATAAGGTACGAAGTGGAACATTAATTATTAAGGGTGAAAATGGAAATATTATTGAAAGAGCTTCTCTTGATGATAAAGAAATTGTGGAGATTGATCTTTTATATGATAGTATAGGAGTAAAAACTCTTAATATAACATATGAGGGAGTAGATAATTATCTTTCTTCTTCAAGATTATTCAATATAATTGTAATTAAACAAGATCCATCAATAGAAGTAATTACTACTAAATCAAGAATTGATGATTTAACTACATTTAAGGCAAAGTTTAATGCTGAAAATGTACAGGGACGTGTTATATTTAAAGTAAATGGTAAAATATTAAAAGATGAAAATGGTAATATTATATTTAGCACTGTTACAAATAATGAAGCTATAGTAGAAAATATTAAAGTAAATAGTAAATGGTATACTCCACATACAACAGTAACTGCTATTTATAGTGGAAATGATATGTATAATACTTCAACAAAAAGTGTACCATTTGAAGTTACACAACGTGAATCTAAAATTGAATTAGAAGCACAGCAAGCTACAATAGGTAAAACTGTAACATTAAAAGCAAAAATTACTGATGCTACTAATGAGAGTATTACAATAAATAATGGACAAGCCATATTTAAATTAAATGGAAGAACTCTAAAAGATACAAATGGAAACATAATTTATGCAAAAATTGTAAATGGAGAAGCTATACTTGATTAT is a window encoding:
- a CDS encoding amino acid ABC transporter substrate-binding protein: MNKKIGIIAGVIVLIAIIAAVLVFTGVINTNGNTGPNDNVLVVGFDSEFPPYGYKDDNGEYVGFDLDLAQEVCNRNNWTLVKQPIDWDAKDSELSSGTIDCIWNGFTINGREDKYLWSKPYIDNKQVIVTKSNSGINSLSDLKGKQVETQKDSSALSALEGDQKPLADTFKQLVQIADYNTAFLDLDAGTCDAVAMDIGVAQYQVNSKSNPSDYKILDEEISSEQYGIGFKKGNEQLRDKIQQTLDEMEADGTIAKIASKYDSYGVPGSLIKNNNTTTNTTN
- a CDS encoding DUF4013 domain-containing protein, producing the protein MDVSDIFKEVFNYIMEEHNRKSIIIIAVLCFVSTFLSNIDNGNGSLISLLLVLIITILIYGIGISIIESTLKNSNEIPKLDLKNNFLDGLRNYILTMVYALVPIIITIIIAIPLGLYSNFYKVALVAEKYPVGTSADVIMQALPRDVVMSLGIAFVVCMLIAVVLLIISMYFNYIAQARLAETGSIMEGLNIKELYNKIKSIGVGKYTIFFIILGILSNIITFIGVFIDAYIPIPIMALIYNTVTFLLMYRGIGLIYMEG
- a CDS encoding DUF4013 domain-containing protein, with the translated sequence MEISDIIRDAFYYPIDNYKRWFMIAVVYAILLFISQFGSYMSVNYLAGNTSIIIITLLVSVIIQLILSGFMVSISKTTLNKNDTIPKFNLEKDLLNGIKKVIITIFYVLIAIIITLILAIPLGLYSNIAKVTSILSSMPSNYPTFFVLQSIPPETFKALEFSLGSVMVLFGVLLIVVSIFLFLAQVSLAETESIMAGCNIKALFNKMRRIGLGKFLTCLVMYAIIMFISLVLGMFVVVIPIYGVYIYYFIIVSFTSIFSARLAALIYMEG
- a CDS encoding Ig-like domain-containing protein, whose product is MLNKKTTIFLLSLMILIISLSTISASDVVSVSVEDSVTHIDTQGKENIKTQEPITKDNNKTTYKKEKSSDLTKNTEKSIITDNKITNTEKSSTDIKSANIQDKSIKTVDKSVNLKKESVTHIVTNTTFNDFFNNGTLTDKVNAGDTLDFQGLFRTTNTTNYTMLITKPINMISSTHDSNISLNSTSKDFFGKDSGDSVSFYTGSSGSNVTGLYFYNTQIFVWTASNITFDNITKITENQKIGGGVGSFSIRANSTYITVKNSYFKTENSHGHSTLVGALASYCTFDNNTIQGDGMIGNLIYFTTYNIDVHDIYHTNEYNRITNNRLSAVIPQSICYAIVTSGCHNLIENNTINYRDGMGITIQWGSGAGEGEGSGMPTFDNIYRGNVLLNGTHFNPSSNSTVVNNSVDGNTYLNNNTIAYNNTFNSLEPIGIITISNSTINNLTFRKTSLNNSVIVENSNIGSVKFQAASSGYNTQNITLKNNNILGNMIVSELSGRVNNINITSNNITGILAFGDKKNQVITNISIINNRIISQLNYTVKTTQKSANITIKNNALFAKDVYGNDAVLNGAKEKESIIILNNMPTANKTNTTLTLDSFEPVKINKTFTITGKLTDNNSNAITNANILLIFNGVATVVKTNSEGVYSHDYVVDNFEENTLIVSDYDNGALNATYVSVKFNATKINTQITLNPIETPVINSNMIISGKLVDVDGNIIPDTTVALNINNNTYDLLVDSNGTFEYVYNVNSIETINITLSYSGNNSYNPSVNATSVNVRKIKTTITVTPINEYIGENITLTANLLNEYGNPVTGGNIVFKINGKTLRTDGKFNSDMPPMKFSVVNGIVTYTLNAESYLCNARNITATYSGSGIYEESRSSAVDIKLNKRIAFVNLTLNPSVAKQNDNIIFMVSVKDITPNTTNTIVKNGKMIFKINGKTLKDEDGNIIILNVTEGMLNFTYKVPLGLAATDNANNIRNYMVEAVYSNKIYTSYTKANTTFTLEKSDISFNYDIVTYNTTSKKLSIKANLTDYMGNLVVGTNKICIKVNEKSIMDENNQIKYFMINNGQIDLSDIQLTNNMVNSITLVTGQREAYNEVRNTTTIIENKP